In Chelonia mydas isolate rCheMyd1 chromosome 10, rCheMyd1.pri.v2, whole genome shotgun sequence, a single window of DNA contains:
- the USP3 gene encoding ubiquitin carboxyl-terminal hydrolase 3 isoform X3, with product MDCSSYSTYCYRCDDFVVNDTKLGLVQKVREHLQNLENSAFTADRHRKRKLLENSSLNSKLLKVNGSTTALCATGLRNLGNTCFMNAILQSLSNIQQFCCYFKELPAVELRNGKTAGRRTYHTRSQGDNNVSLVEEFRKTLCALWQGSQTAFSPESLFYVVWKIMPNFRGYQQQDAHEFMRYLLDHLHLELQGGFNGVSRSVILQENSGLSASNKCCINGASTVVTAIFGGILQNEVNCLICGTESRKFDPFLDLSLDIPSQFRNKRTKNQENGPMCTLRDCLRSFTDLEELDETELYMCHKCKKKQKSTKKFWIQKLPKVLCLHLKRFHWTEYLRNKVDTYVEFPLRDLDMKCYLLEPENSGPESCLYDLAAVVVHHGSGVGSGHYTAYATHEGRWFHFNDSTVTLTDEETVVKAKAYILFYVDRQAKSGSDKL from the exons ATGGATTGCAGTAGTTACAGTACATATTG TTATCGCTGTGATGATTTTGTAGtcaatgataccaagctgggccTGGTACAGAAAGTCAGGGAACACCTACAGAACTTGGAAAA TTCAGCTTTTACAGCAGACAGACATAGGAAAAGAAAACTATTGGAAAATTCATCTCTAAACAGCAAGTTATTAAAAGTAAAT GGGAGCACCACTGCCCTTTGTGCTACAGGCCTTCGGAATCTGGGGAACACATGTTTCATGAATGCGATCCTTCAGTCTCTCAG TAACATTCAGCAGTTTTGCTGTTACTTCAAAGAGTTGCCAGCCGTGGAATTGCGGAATGGGAAAACAGCTGGCAGGCGAACTTACCATACCAGGAGCCAAGGGGATAACAACGT TTCATTGGTTGAAGAGTTTAGAAAGACACTTTGTGCTTTATGGCAAGGGAGCCAAACTGCATTTAGCCCAGAGTCTTTATTTTACGTCGTTTGGAAAATCATGCCAAATTTTAG GGGATACCAGCAACAAGATGCCCATGAATTCATGCGTTACCTGTTGGACCATCTACATTTGGAACTCCAAGGTGGCTTTAATGGTGTTTCCCGCTCGGTAATTTTGCAAGAAAATTCAGGTCTCTCTGCAAGCAACAAATGTTGCAT AAATGGAGCCTCTACCGTCGTCACAGCTATATTTGGAGGCATTCTTCAAAATGAAGTAAACTGCTTAATATGTGGGACTGAATCTAGAAAGTTTGATCCATTCCTAG aCCTTTCACTAGATATTCCAAGTCAGTTCAGAAATAAACGTACTAAGAATCAAGAAAATGGACCAATGTGCACACTACGAG ATTGTCTTCGCAGTTTTACAGACTTGGAAGAACTTGATGAGACAGAGCTCTATATGTGCCACAAAtgtaaaaagaaacagaaatccaCCAAAAAATTCTGGATTCAGAAACTACCAAAG GTGCTATGCTTACACTTGAAACGATTTCACTGGACAGAATATCTGAGAAACAAGGTTGATACATATGTAGAATTTCCCCTCCGGGACCTAGACATGAAATGCTACTTGTTAGAG CCGGAGAACAGTGGCCCAGAAAGCTGTCTATATGATCTTGCAGCTGTTGTTGTACATCATGGTTCAGG TGTTGGCTCTGGACATTACACAGCCTATGCAACTCATGAAGGTCGCTGGTTCCATTTCAATGACAGTACTGTAACTCTGACCGACGAGGAGACCGTGGTAAAGGCAAAGGCCTACATCCTCTTCTATGTGGACCGGCAGGCCAAATCTGGATCTGATAAACTTTAA
- the USP3 gene encoding ubiquitin carboxyl-terminal hydrolase 3 isoform X1, which yields MECPHLGSSVCIAPASARFPQGSPSSWCCSVCRSNKSPWVCLTCSSVHCGRYVNGHAKKHYEDAQIPLTNHKKTEKQEKVQHTVCMDCSSYSTYCYRCDDFVVNDTKLGLVQKVREHLQNLENSAFTADRHRKRKLLENSSLNSKLLKVNGSTTALCATGLRNLGNTCFMNAILQSLSNIQQFCCYFKELPAVELRNGKTAGRRTYHTRSQGDNNVSLVEEFRKTLCALWQGSQTAFSPESLFYVVWKIMPNFRGYQQQDAHEFMRYLLDHLHLELQGGFNGVSRSVILQENSGLSASNKCCINGASTVVTAIFGGILQNEVNCLICGTESRKFDPFLDLSLDIPSQFRNKRTKNQENGPMCTLRDCLRSFTDLEELDETELYMCHKCKKKQKSTKKFWIQKLPKVLCLHLKRFHWTEYLRNKVDTYVEFPLRDLDMKCYLLEPENSGPESCLYDLAAVVVHHGSGVGSGHYTAYATHEGRWFHFNDSTVTLTDEETVVKAKAYILFYVDRQAKSGSDKL from the exons ATATGTGAATGGCCATGCAAAGAAACATTATGAAGATGCACAGATTCCTTTAACCAATCAtaagaaaacagaaaagcaaGAGAAAGTTCAGCATACTGTGTGTATGGATTGCAGTAGTTACAGTACATATTG TTATCGCTGTGATGATTTTGTAGtcaatgataccaagctgggccTGGTACAGAAAGTCAGGGAACACCTACAGAACTTGGAAAA TTCAGCTTTTACAGCAGACAGACATAGGAAAAGAAAACTATTGGAAAATTCATCTCTAAACAGCAAGTTATTAAAAGTAAAT GGGAGCACCACTGCCCTTTGTGCTACAGGCCTTCGGAATCTGGGGAACACATGTTTCATGAATGCGATCCTTCAGTCTCTCAG TAACATTCAGCAGTTTTGCTGTTACTTCAAAGAGTTGCCAGCCGTGGAATTGCGGAATGGGAAAACAGCTGGCAGGCGAACTTACCATACCAGGAGCCAAGGGGATAACAACGT TTCATTGGTTGAAGAGTTTAGAAAGACACTTTGTGCTTTATGGCAAGGGAGCCAAACTGCATTTAGCCCAGAGTCTTTATTTTACGTCGTTTGGAAAATCATGCCAAATTTTAG GGGATACCAGCAACAAGATGCCCATGAATTCATGCGTTACCTGTTGGACCATCTACATTTGGAACTCCAAGGTGGCTTTAATGGTGTTTCCCGCTCGGTAATTTTGCAAGAAAATTCAGGTCTCTCTGCAAGCAACAAATGTTGCAT AAATGGAGCCTCTACCGTCGTCACAGCTATATTTGGAGGCATTCTTCAAAATGAAGTAAACTGCTTAATATGTGGGACTGAATCTAGAAAGTTTGATCCATTCCTAG aCCTTTCACTAGATATTCCAAGTCAGTTCAGAAATAAACGTACTAAGAATCAAGAAAATGGACCAATGTGCACACTACGAG ATTGTCTTCGCAGTTTTACAGACTTGGAAGAACTTGATGAGACAGAGCTCTATATGTGCCACAAAtgtaaaaagaaacagaaatccaCCAAAAAATTCTGGATTCAGAAACTACCAAAG GTGCTATGCTTACACTTGAAACGATTTCACTGGACAGAATATCTGAGAAACAAGGTTGATACATATGTAGAATTTCCCCTCCGGGACCTAGACATGAAATGCTACTTGTTAGAG CCGGAGAACAGTGGCCCAGAAAGCTGTCTATATGATCTTGCAGCTGTTGTTGTACATCATGGTTCAGG TGTTGGCTCTGGACATTACACAGCCTATGCAACTCATGAAGGTCGCTGGTTCCATTTCAATGACAGTACTGTAACTCTGACCGACGAGGAGACCGTGGTAAAGGCAAAGGCCTACATCCTCTTCTATGTGGACCGGCAGGCCAAATCTGGATCTGATAAACTTTAA
- the USP3 gene encoding ubiquitin carboxyl-terminal hydrolase 3 isoform X4 gives MGYRCDDFVVNDTKLGLVQKVREHLQNLENSAFTADRHRKRKLLENSSLNSKLLKVNGSTTALCATGLRNLGNTCFMNAILQSLSNIQQFCCYFKELPAVELRNGKTAGRRTYHTRSQGDNNVSLVEEFRKTLCALWQGSQTAFSPESLFYVVWKIMPNFRGYQQQDAHEFMRYLLDHLHLELQGGFNGVSRSVILQENSGLSASNKCCINGASTVVTAIFGGILQNEVNCLICGTESRKFDPFLDLSLDIPSQFRNKRTKNQENGPMCTLRDCLRSFTDLEELDETELYMCHKCKKKQKSTKKFWIQKLPKVLCLHLKRFHWTEYLRNKVDTYVEFPLRDLDMKCYLLEPENSGPESCLYDLAAVVVHHGSGVGSGHYTAYATHEGRWFHFNDSTVTLTDEETVVKAKAYILFYVDRQAKSGSDKL, from the exons ATGGG TTATCGCTGTGATGATTTTGTAGtcaatgataccaagctgggccTGGTACAGAAAGTCAGGGAACACCTACAGAACTTGGAAAA TTCAGCTTTTACAGCAGACAGACATAGGAAAAGAAAACTATTGGAAAATTCATCTCTAAACAGCAAGTTATTAAAAGTAAAT GGGAGCACCACTGCCCTTTGTGCTACAGGCCTTCGGAATCTGGGGAACACATGTTTCATGAATGCGATCCTTCAGTCTCTCAG TAACATTCAGCAGTTTTGCTGTTACTTCAAAGAGTTGCCAGCCGTGGAATTGCGGAATGGGAAAACAGCTGGCAGGCGAACTTACCATACCAGGAGCCAAGGGGATAACAACGT TTCATTGGTTGAAGAGTTTAGAAAGACACTTTGTGCTTTATGGCAAGGGAGCCAAACTGCATTTAGCCCAGAGTCTTTATTTTACGTCGTTTGGAAAATCATGCCAAATTTTAG GGGATACCAGCAACAAGATGCCCATGAATTCATGCGTTACCTGTTGGACCATCTACATTTGGAACTCCAAGGTGGCTTTAATGGTGTTTCCCGCTCGGTAATTTTGCAAGAAAATTCAGGTCTCTCTGCAAGCAACAAATGTTGCAT AAATGGAGCCTCTACCGTCGTCACAGCTATATTTGGAGGCATTCTTCAAAATGAAGTAAACTGCTTAATATGTGGGACTGAATCTAGAAAGTTTGATCCATTCCTAG aCCTTTCACTAGATATTCCAAGTCAGTTCAGAAATAAACGTACTAAGAATCAAGAAAATGGACCAATGTGCACACTACGAG ATTGTCTTCGCAGTTTTACAGACTTGGAAGAACTTGATGAGACAGAGCTCTATATGTGCCACAAAtgtaaaaagaaacagaaatccaCCAAAAAATTCTGGATTCAGAAACTACCAAAG GTGCTATGCTTACACTTGAAACGATTTCACTGGACAGAATATCTGAGAAACAAGGTTGATACATATGTAGAATTTCCCCTCCGGGACCTAGACATGAAATGCTACTTGTTAGAG CCGGAGAACAGTGGCCCAGAAAGCTGTCTATATGATCTTGCAGCTGTTGTTGTACATCATGGTTCAGG TGTTGGCTCTGGACATTACACAGCCTATGCAACTCATGAAGGTCGCTGGTTCCATTTCAATGACAGTACTGTAACTCTGACCGACGAGGAGACCGTGGTAAAGGCAAAGGCCTACATCCTCTTCTATGTGGACCGGCAGGCCAAATCTGGATCTGATAAACTTTAA